From [Flavobacterium] thermophilum:
CGGAGCTCGAGCGGGCATAATGGATAAAGGAGGAAGCAAAATGGGTAAAATCGCCTTTTTATTTCCGGGACAAGGGTCGCAAACGGTCGGCATGGCCAAGGACGCCGCCGACCGCGACGCCCGCGCCCGTGCGGTGATTGAGGCGGCTGACGAGCGGCTCGGATTTCCGCTTTCTTCGCTCATGTTCAACGGGCCGCAAGCTGAGCTGACGCTGACGTACAACGCCCAGCCGGCGCTTTTGACCGCCAGCATCGCCTTGCTTCAGCTCGTAGACGGAGAAGGCTTGAAGGCCGATTACGTCGCCGGCCATAGTTTGGGTGAATACACGGCGCTCGTGGCCGCCGGCGCCATGTCGTTTGCCGACGCTGTCTATGCGGTGCGCCGCCGCGGCGAGCTGATGGATGAAGCGGTGCCGGCCGGCGAAGGGACGATGGCTGCCGTATTAGGGATGGAGGCAGAGGCGCTCGAAGCGGTGACGAACGAAATTGCCGCCCAAGGCCATCCGGTTGAGCCGGCCAATTTCAACTGCCCGGGGCAAATCGTCATCTCCGGTTCGAAAGCGGGAGTGGAAAAGGCGGGGCAGTTGGCGAAAGAGCGCGGCGCGAAACGCGTCATTCCGCTGGAAGTGAGCGGACCGTTCCATTCGTCGCTCATGAAGCCGGCGGCGGAAAAACTGCAGGCTGTTCTTGACAGCCTGGCCATTGAAGATGCTGCTGTTCCCGTCATCGCCAACGTAACGGCCGAGCCGGTGACGAAGAAAGAGGACATTGCCCGGCTTCTTATTGAACAGCTCTATTCGCCGGTGCGCTGGGAACAGTCGGTGCGCACGCTGTTGGCGCTTGGGGTCGACACGTTTGTCGAAATCGGACCGGGGAAAGTGTTGTCCGGCCTCGTGAAAAAAATCGACCGCAACGCCCGTGTTTATGCGGTAAACGATCTCGCTTCCTTGGAAACGACCATTGCGGCGCTGAAAGGAGAATAACAAAACAATGCTTGAAGGAAAAATCGCCCTCGTTACCGGGGCGTCGCGCGGCATCGGCCGGGCGGTTGCCTTGGAGCTCGCCCGTCAAGGGGCGAACGTC
This genomic window contains:
- the fabD gene encoding Malonyl CoA-acyl carrier protein transacylase, with the translated sequence MGKIAFLFPGQGSQTVGMAKDAADRDARARAVIEAADERLGFPLSSLMFNGPQAELTLTYNAQPALLTASIALLQLVDGEGLKADYVAGHSLGEYTALVAAGAMSFADAVYAVRRRGELMDEAVPAGEGTMAAVLGMEAEALEAVTNEIAAQGHPVEPANFNCPGQIVISGSKAGVEKAGQLAKERGAKRVIPLEVSGPFHSSLMKPAAEKLQAVLDSLAIEDAAVPVIANVTAEPVTKKEDIARLLIEQLYSPVRWEQSVRTLLALGVDTFVEIGPGKVLSGLVKKIDRNARVYAVNDLASLETTIAALKGE